The following nucleotide sequence is from SAR324 cluster bacterium.
ATGCATATGTAGACAAATTTCCTTGACATTTGTTTGATTTCATGTAGTTCACCATTTGACCAAATACTTAAACAATCACAATATTAATTCTCTTCAATGGAGTTTCTCATGAAAAATATTTTGGGATTATTGATTGGAAGCAGTCTCGTTGGGACTGCACTTCTTCCAATGTCAGCTTTTGCCACAGACAAAGGAATGGTACTAGCCCTTTCATGTGCATCATGTCATGGAACTAACGGAGCAAGTCCTGGCTCAATTCCAAGAATTCAAGGCAGAACAGCAGATTACATCGAGAAAGCAATGTTACAATTCAAGTCTGGTGAGCGCCCTGCAACTGTAATGAATCGGATTGCTAAGGGCTACACTGATGAGGAAATTAAATTATTATCTGCCTACCTCGGTAAATTCTCACCAAGCAAATAATCGGAGAAAATCATGGCAAAGCTGACTCGAAGACAATTTGGTAAACTAGCTGGATTAGGAAGTCTTGGTCTGATGACGGGGTGTACAACAAGTTCCCTAGTGTTTCGAAAAAACCCCAGAGTTGTTGTAGTTGGTGGTGGTTTTGGTGGAGCTACTGCTGCGAAATATTTGAGAATGATGGATCGTGATATGGAGGTCACACTGGTTGAACCAAATTCAACCTACTATACCTGCCCTTTCAGTAACTTGGTCGTTGGTGGCGTAAAGGGCATGACAGATATTGCCCATGACTACAAAACTTTGCAGAGCAAGTACGGGGTCAGTTTTGTCAGGGCAAAGGCTTATCAAGTTAAAAGCAATGCGGTCATTCTGGAAGACGGCTCAAAGATTCCTTTTGATCGAGCTATTGTCTCTCCAGGCATAGATATTCGCTATGACAAAATGCCGGGACATTCACAAAGTATTGAAAAAAAGATTCCTCACTCATGGAAAGCAGGTCCCCAGACGATGCAGCTTCGAAGACAACTAGAAGCTATGGCTAATGGTGGAACCGTCATTATTTGTCCTCCAGGAAATCCCTACCGCTGTCCTCCAGGGCCCTATGAGCGAGCATCGATGATTGCTCATTACCTAAAAAATAATAAGCCAAACTCAAAGATTATTATCTTGGATCAGAAGGAGAAATTCTCGAAGCAGCCCCTATTCACTGATGGTTGGGACATGCACTACGGAGATTTGATTGAGTGGCGCTCAGCGACTGCTGGAGGTAAGGTTTCAGAAATTGATGCTGATGGAATGAGGCTCAATACTGAGTTTGGTTGGGAAGAAGGC
It contains:
- a CDS encoding cytochrome c, which translates into the protein MKNILGLLIGSSLVGTALLPMSAFATDKGMVLALSCASCHGTNGASPGSIPRIQGRTADYIEKAMLQFKSGERPATVMNRIAKGYTDEEIKLLSAYLGKFSPSK
- a CDS encoding NAD(P)/FAD-dependent oxidoreductase, with translation MAKLTRRQFGKLAGLGSLGLMTGCTTSSLVFRKNPRVVVVGGGFGGATAAKYLRMMDRDMEVTLVEPNSTYYTCPFSNLVVGGVKGMTDIAHDYKTLQSKYGVSFVRAKAYQVKSNAVILEDGSKIPFDRAIVSPGIDIRYDKMPGHSQSIEKKIPHSWKAGPQTMQLRRQLEAMANGGTVIICPPGNPYRCPPGPYERASMIAHYLKNNKPNSKIIILDQKEKFSKQPLFTDGWDMHYGDLIEWRSATAGGKVSEIDADGMRLNTEFGWEEGDVINYIPAQWAGAVARKSGLADESGWCPVDHVTFESTLIPNVHVIGDASKAGAMPKSGFSANSQGKVVAAAVVSMFWGEAPVSPSFANTCYSYVTPDYSVSVAAVYSVQNGAIAGIKGAGGVSPKDASAIVRKTEATYAQGWYDSITYDMFG